ggtttttttcagcggttttccactgcaaaaaacgcttacataatgcattctgcaatttttgtgcacatgctgcatttttttcccatgAAAAAAAACCCACAGCATGTTTTTTGCAGATTTTAACGTggttttgccgctatattattgcattgggaaactGCAAAAAATCCGTAGAAACGCGAGCGGATTTCCTGTGCTGGGAattcggttttgctcaggaaaattctgcagacattcctgaacgtgtgcacatatcctaacttGACTCCCTGTAATAAAAATAATTCAGCATAATCCTTTTTGGGGGTACTAGATATTATGTATATGGAAGATGACAGTGTGCAACACATCATGCCATAGTTTTTTTACCCTTGCCACAATCTTTAGGGTTTCCAAGTGTTGGTGGAAACTGAGTGGTTGGACTTTGGGCACAAGTTTGCTGATCGCTGTGGCCATGGAGAGAACTCTGAAGATCTGAATGAGCGCTGCCCGGTCTTCTTGCAGTGGCTGGACTGTGTTCACCAGTTACAGAGACAGTTCCCTTGTTCGTTTGAGTTCAATGAAGCATTTCTGGTAAGTACGTTCTGCAAGTGGCTTCCTTTATAACAGAACAGAGTCAGACTAGATACAACATGTGTCTTATGTGATGTAGTACAATGCCTATAAGCACTCTGAGCTAGATATGTTAGAGGCTCATTTTAAAGGGGTtggacactttcttttataaatgtGTTGTGATTCTCCTCCTGTACTTTTTAGTATTGACCACCTCAGACTTCACAGCGTTCCTATTCTTTAGTTAATGATGGGGCTTGTGATCAGTCGGCATTCTTTGATTGAATGAGCTTTCTCATGTGAAGTAGGCTGCTGAACAGGTCTGGTCCCATGCTCCTcaagtttctgctgttttggtaatgATTGTGCAGCTTGTAAGGAAAGCTGTTGCTACaaatgcaggaggagaacctgtaaattGCATCCTTGCCACATCTGTTTAAAAATAATCCCTTGCGATCACGAGAGTGAGCGGAATGGTGGCTTAGACTGTCTCTCCGCTAATCAGGCTGAACACTTATTTATATATTGAGTAATGGCACTCACTGACTTCATTTCATCTTTGTCATTAAGCGATAAGTATATTTGAAGTGACCTTTGTTCTGATCATCTACACCTTTTACTTATCAGTAATAGTATCACAATCTGGCCTTCAATTATCACTAATCTACTAAAACCGATTTGTTTTTGTTATAGGTGAAATTGGTGCAGCACACTTACTCATGTCTATTTGGTACCTTTCTTTGTAATAATGCCAAGGAAAGATGTGAAAAACATATCCAAGAGCGGACATGCTCAGTTTGGTCACTTTTAAGGGCTGGCAATCGTTCCTTTAAGAACTTGCTGTATTCCTGTCAATCAGAAACTGTAAGTAGCCTTCCATTAGAAATCCAAATCCCTGTGAAATATCCTGGGGACACTGCGCATTTATGTAATGTGAAGTGTATCTGATGTACAGCTTTTCTGTTCCTGCATATGTTACAGGTGCTGTATCCCGTGTGCCACGTTCGCAATCTAATGTTGTGGAGTGCAGTCTACCTCCCTGGCTCGTCCCCATCCACACCTAGTGAAGAATCCTGTACCCCATACCCAACGCCTGGGCCTGCTGCAGAGGAACCACCGCTATGCAGGTGAGACTTTGAAATTTATGTGAATTTGATTAAACCCTCTTTAATCTCTTACAGGGATTAAAGCCACAGTTTCTACATCGAATTTGCAGTATAAAATGGCTGCCAATCATCTGATGAACAAACTATCTTTTGCGCAATGGCAAAGTTCACGGGCGGCATATCGTCCTGTGTAAATAAAATTTGCACAGCTGAGAACCATGGCAGTCTATGCAGTGCTCGGTGCACAAtttactttggtctgcctgtgtaaaccggAAATTGACTGGACTAGAGTTTTGTGAAATCCAGTTGGGAAAATAATGAAACCGTCAATGTTATAATGAAAAATTTAAAGTATATAGTGCAGGCTTCTGTGAATCAATTACAagctttatttatatattttttttcttttaggttaCACAAGACCCGATCATACGATGACCTCCCGACTGCCTGTGACATAACTATCCCCTGTATAAACAGGCGCAACAGTGACCCCAGTATAAACGAGTGGCAGGAGCATCGGCGTTCTTTGGAATTGAATGGAATAGCAAATTCTGCAGAAGAGTGCCAAGAGGCAGAGAAACTACTGCTGGGGGCACAGCTTTCCATGGCTGCTGGTGTTGGGGAAGGACAAATGGAAAATATATTACAAGAAGCCAGCATTGAGGAGGGGGGCGGAGAGGAACCAAATGGAAAGCTTGTGAATATAGAGGAGGAAGCTAAGGTTGAACAAGCTGAGAAATGTCAGGACCCTGAAAAGACAGTAGCAGAGGATGAGGACTCTTCTAGTAATGGTGCATCAAAGACTGAGGACAACCCAGGAAAGGGCGATGGGGAAACCGCTAACCTCACTGGTGGACAATGTACAGACTCTGACCAACTGCCTTGTGAAACTAGTATTTGTAGCCAGTCTGAAACGGAGAAGGTTGCTCTGCTGTGTGAGGTACAAGTCAGTAAGGTTGTTGGAGAGCAGTCTTCTGATCCAGAGGAAAGTGAAAGCCAAGATTCAGACTTATTAAAGGAAAATCTATGCTGCCCAAGTTCTGATTTTTCACAGAATTTGCCATTGCCCTATGTCCTTGAAAGCTCCACAGAAACTCTGGTAGATGATATTTCAACTTCATGGCCATGCAAGCTAGACCATGTGACAGCAGCAACTGAACTTTCATTGAAAGCTGAACCGGTGTCTGATGAAGGCATAATTATGATGGGCTTGAAGGGGTTGCAAAACCATGATGAAAGGACTCATTCTTTTCATCCCTGTAATCATAGTGCCTTTCCCCCCACTGAATGCAACTTGCAAAATGTGTGTAATAGGGACCAATCTTCCCCTCCTGTTGTTGATGGACCATGTCTTAGTGTGGACAATCATCAGGGCAAGCTCTCAAGGCAGAACTCTAGTTCAAACAACCCCCAGGCGCACCTCAGAAACTTCCCACACAAGTGCCCTTTGCATAGTTGTGGGAGACACCGGATTGGGAGTACTCCAGAGCAACCAGCCCGCAATCACCTGGATGATGATGGGATGCCTTTATATGTAGATGCAATCCAGCAGAGATTGAGGCAAATGGAAAGTGGTCACCAGCAGGAGGTGGAAACTTTAAAGAAGCAAGTGCAAGAGCTACGTTGTCGGCTTGAAAGCCATTTACAAATTGACTCCTTGCGTTTCAATGGGGACTTTACAGATGAGGTGGTAAGTTCCAATAAGCACAAACTAAGACTCTAACTTGATTTCTGAAAGTATATGGCAAGGGAACTGATAATATGGTTCAGCAGGATACCATTTTGCTTTGAATGCCATACgtcttatcttaaagggaacctgtccccttccccaggcatttgtaactaaaaaagccaccttgtgcagcactgatgctgcattctgacaaagtggcttttagttcttgttcctggcactgctgaaatcatttttttttttttttttatttgtccctcataccttgaaatcgccacgggggcaggtcttttcccccctaatccagacgcctcccagccgtcaatcATGGCTTCTGGgtgcctcctcctcttccttcattatcgTCCTCGGCACCTGCGCtgcaagttcgaagggcagcgcaactgcgcatgcccgatttaaaaaaaataaaaaaataaatttaaaaaaacgcaCAGAGGCCATGAATGATGTCTGGGAGGTGTcttgattaggggggaaagacctgccccggtGGCGATTTCAAGGTAtcggggacaaatttcaaaaactatttcagcagtgccaggaacaagaactaaaagccaccttgtcagaatgcagcattagtgctgcacaaggtggctcttttagttaaatcacaaaacagcaaagccagccactaaattctaaaacttaacatttaatatgtatacttctaaaacaatatcttatgtttaaaattataattaggtgctcatgtgtaccagtgcactagacaaaaaatagtttgatctcaccaaacgccgtttctctccttcttatagatttctgtgctttttcagagcacggcgtaggggagagacaagtaaaccttttcccctcaagggggagacgaaggggagggggtgggggttggaacctatctcccctgtcgtgccccgtgtataagtctcccgccctgacaagggcagttcccaagtttgagcctgtttaaatgAAGCCCATTGGAAAATATAGCCACCCTGGATAATGTATCGTCTTATACTTCCTCAGTCTCAGACTGCTTGACCCTCACATGGAGGATACTACTAGATGAGGttttgtctgccactgcagaataccttcatgaacctggacattctttcaatcccctgatgaacccccataacggggagggaaacgcgtcgggaaGAAAAAAGGACGTATAAGACGATACATTATCCAGGGTGGCTATATTTTCCAATGGGCATcatttaaacaggctcaaacttgggaactgcccttgtcagggcgggagacttatacacggggcacgacaggggagataggttccaacccccacccccccccccccttcgtctcccccttgaggggaaaaggtttacttgtctctcccctacgccttgctctgaaaaagcacagaaatctataagaaggagagaaacggcgtttggtgagatcaaactattttttgtctagtgcactggtacgcatgagcacctaattataattttaaacataagatattgttttagaagtatacatattaaatgttaagttttagaatttagtggctggctttgctgttttgtgtattaATATTGGTCAGAGGCGTCTAGAACGTTACGTTTGGACTTTTGTTTTGCTAAAGTAATAATCTTTTAGTtaaatgcctgaggggggtgacaggttccctttaagttgccaGTTTGATTATGGCCCTGGCATATGTGATGACTAGCTGTCAATGGCTAAGGCAGCCAAAAGCTGCATGTGGATAAAGTCACTGTTTGGCCATTGTTTTATTGTGTAACACAGGGGTCTCAAACTCAGCTGGGTATATGGGctgcatatagaaaaaaaaaatgtgaatttggggGGCCACATTCTTTATAGGACAAAGTGACAATTTTATGCCAGCAGCACTTTATTTTGGTAGAATGTGCCCTTGGATGCACTTTCAATTGAGATGTATTGCTGCAGAGACTCTCTGCACAGTATTACCAATGCAAGCCGCCGGCCAATCAGAGACAACAgaagtgtatctaggttttctggcacctggggcaagaacTCTGTTCGGTGCCTCCCCAATCACCTATGGGATGTGTACACTTAGTCACGTGCTGAtgagctgctcttcctaattcCACATTCAGTGAAAaacaagcaggaagagaagctcgttgtaacATGAACagaagtatgaaaattgcatgagTGACGCGGCCATGTGATGACTGTTGGaagctgcagagctgaatcctgacagtgaggatattacacACTGTGAGGATTGGCAttctacagggcttcattttataattaaataaATGGCTCGTCCAGGTTGGAGATGAAAGTCCTCAGTCACTATAGGCGACTGCATGTGGCCCGTGGGCTGCGTGTTTGAGACCCTGGTGTAACATACCATATTTCATGTGCCTTGTTAAAAAGTAAATGACTGAATTCTTGGTCTCTTTTTGCATTGAAATTGGTGACTGGCAATTGATGGCTGTTAACAGTTATATTGTATATAAATGTTACTCTTTACAGACCTCAATTCCTGACTCTGAAAGCAACAGAGATCCTAGCTGTTTGTCAGGCTGCAGTACAGAGCTCTTCTCTGAAGCTAGCTGGGAGCAGGTGGACAAACGGGACACAGAGGTACAGCATCATGGATGGTCACCAGTGGTAAACGCTGACAAGTGACATCACAGCGTTGCCCCCCACACTCATTGTTTACAATGTGCTTCTGTCTGACATGGGTGCAGCAGAGTCTTAAACTACAGCTCCCAGCTATATTGCTACTAGAGAAGTAGCACCTGGAAAATCTTGGCAACTGTTAGGATATTGGTGCAAGGTCATTAATGTAATCCTTGTGGGAAATGGGTGCGAGGGCTCAATATACCAATCTACATTATGTAGtaagttattgtcctgctggaaaacctgtATAAAGCCCCTATGCATAGGAGTACCACTTTCCACATGTCCGTGGACATGCGGGAGGGATTAAAGTTCACTTTACAGAGTTGAGCTGCTTGCCATTGAAAATCTAAaggaaacataaattcttattttgcAGTCTACTTTTGTGAAAGAACAAATGAATTTCTGTGGAATTCACTGGCTGAATGGCCAAATTTTAAAgtcagaattcttttttttttttttttttttttttttaataaataaaaaggCCAGTATTGTTGCTTTGGAATTAAACAGGTGATATCAcatctctgtgcctccatacaacGCTAAATAAATAATTGCTCAATTTCATTAGAAGTTTTCAGGAGCTAGGTTCTGTGGTGTCTAAACATCCTGCAGGATTTGTATTAAAAGCCTGGCTGCTCTACTGGAGCGGCAGCTacatggagaaaacaaactgtatcCTCCCAGTAGCTGCTCGCTTCCAGTTAGCAGGGCCATGCAGGAGGCTGTAATCGTCACCAGTCACTAGCGAGCATGCTGTAATCACTCCTCTGCACGCCGAGCAGTAAGTGATGCCTGCTCTACAGGGTGTGGTGCACACTGACAGCATTACTatgtttacactttttttttttttttttgctgcttttatgcaaattttacacagcattttacagtaccagcaaaagctgagatttccaaaatctcatgcattttttttttgttttccctttaACTCAATCTACAAAAAAGCCCCCATTCAGGTCTGTCAGCCTTCAATGGAAATATAGGAGATTCTactttactggtagaacaaaggatCTGGAAAAGCTAAATTGGTCCTTGCTCCCCATAATAAATTCATCATCTTCTGCGCTTCCAaatgccccacagtgtgcctaaactacaCTTAGCGTCCACATGTAAGGCAGGCTCTCAGCAAAATGtcaaatttacaggtgcgtgtctccagaagcatgagctgggcacaatgtactggtcacttcaacaatttgcaattttcattcaacATCCACTGCAGCTTGATTCTGGgaaacactcatggagtcaaaattgtcgccACACCTGTAGCTAAATTTTCAAAGGGGGGATTctactcttctagcacttaggggctctgtatatggatccTGCAAACTGTTATAGGAAAATCTCTTCTCCAAATAGCACTCCATCCCTCCTGAGTCTCCgtatgactaaggctactttcacactagcgtcgggcccgtcgcagtgtgtcgggccgaggttaccgatgcTAGCGTTGGTTGAGCCGCAcagcgggtgcagcggatgcagattttcatcgcatccgctgccccattgtgaggtgcggggaggtgggggcggagttctggccgcacatgcgcggtcggaaaaagcggtccgtcggcagcaaaaaacgttacatgtaacgtttttttgctcccggcggtccgccacaacacggcgcaaccgtcgcacgacggttgcgacgcgtcgcaatgcgtcgctaatgttaatctatggggcaaaaacacatcctgcaaacaactttgcaggatgcgttttttcccataaaagacgcattgcgacgtattgcaaaaaacgccagtgtgaaagtaacctaagcagtactgtacagccacatatgggatatatctacattcagcagaaattgtgggacaaatttttgtgcaaatttttttttacccatttcccagtgtgaaaatgtaaaatctggcgcTAAAATATTgtctggaacattttttttttttctttgctgtacAATGGTGAAAAATTCTGTGAcactggtgtcaatatgatcactgcatccc
This region of Ranitomeya imitator isolate aRanImi1 chromosome 1, aRanImi1.pri, whole genome shotgun sequence genomic DNA includes:
- the MTMR3 gene encoding phosphatidylinositol-3,5-bisphosphate 3-phosphatase MTMR3 isoform X2 — its product is MDEESQSSLECIQAYQIFPRKQLIREDENLQVPFQELHGESTEFVGRAEDAIISLSNYRLNIKFKESSINVPLQLIESVDCRDPFQLHLTCKDCKVIRCQFFNSEQVQEWQKRLNAALRPPSRIEDLFSFAYHAWCMEVYASEKEQHGDLCRPGDHVISRFKNEVERMGFDMDNAWRISNINEKFRLCSSYPQELIVPAWITDPELENVASFRSWKRIPAVVYRHQNNGAVIARCGQPEISWWGWRNADDENLVQSIAKACAIDSSRSSSGKMANGSCSRNHINGVLTDIDFDSSLSNAPPFPENQPQKLLLLDARSYAAAVANRAKGGGCECPEYYPNCEVVFMGMANIHYIRKSFQSLRLLCTQMPDPANWLSALEGTKWLQHLSMLLKSSSLVVHALDRDQRPVLVHCSDGWDRTPQIVALSKLLLDPYYRSVEGFQVLVETEWLDFGHKFADRCGHGENSEDLNERCPVFLQWLDCVHQLQRQFPCSFEFNEAFLVKLVQHTYSCLFGTFLCNNAKERCEKHIQERTCSVWSLLRAGNRSFKNLLYSCQSETVLYPVCHVRNLMLWSAVYLPGSSPSTPSEESCTPYPTPGPAAEEPPLCRLHKTRSYDDLPTACDITIPCINRRNSDPSINEWQEHRRSLELNGIANSAEECQEAEKLLLGAQLSMAAGVGEGQMENILQEASIEEGGGEEPNGKLVNIEEEAKVEQAEKCQDPEKTVAEDEDSSSNGASKTEDNPGKGDGETANLTGGQCTDSDQLPCETSICSQSETEKVALLCEVQVSKVVGEQSSDPEESESQDSDLLKENLCCPSSDFSQNLPLPYVLESSTETLVDDISTSWPCKLDHVTAATELSLKAEPVSDEGIIMMGLKGLQNHDERTHSFHPCNHSAFPPTECNLQNVCNRDQSSPPVVDGPCLSVDNHQGKLSRQNSSSNNPQAHLRNFPHKCPLHSCGRHRIGSTPEQPARNHLDDDGMPLYVDAIQQRLRQMESGHQQEVETLKKQVQELRCRLESHLQIDSLRFNGDFTDEVVTRWLPDHLAANCYNCEGKFWLASRKHHCRNCGNVFCSSCCNQKVPVPSQQLFEPSRVCKLCYSNLHSSLELENPITASSN
- the MTMR3 gene encoding phosphatidylinositol-3,5-bisphosphate 3-phosphatase MTMR3 isoform X1 is translated as MDEESQSSLECIQAYQIFPRKQLIREDENLQVPFQELHGESTEFVGRAEDAIISLSNYRLNIKFKESSINVPLQLIESVDCRDPFQLHLTCKDCKVIRCQFFNSEQVQEWQKRLNAALRPPSRIEDLFSFAYHAWCMEVYASEKEQHGDLCRPGDHVISRFKNEVERMGFDMDNAWRISNINEKFRLCSSYPQELIVPAWITDPELENVASFRSWKRIPAVVYRHQNNGAVIARCGQPEISWWGWRNADDENLVQSIAKACAIDSSRSSSGKMANGSCSRNHINGVLTDIDFDSSLSNAPPFPENQPQKLLLLDARSYAAAVANRAKGGGCECPEYYPNCEVVFMGMANIHYIRKSFQSLRLLCTQMPDPANWLSALEGTKWLQHLSMLLKSSSLVVHALDRDQRPVLVHCSDGWDRTPQIVALSKLLLDPYYRSVEGFQVLVETEWLDFGHKFADRCGHGENSEDLNERCPVFLQWLDCVHQLQRQFPCSFEFNEAFLVKLVQHTYSCLFGTFLCNNAKERCEKHIQERTCSVWSLLRAGNRSFKNLLYSCQSETVLYPVCHVRNLMLWSAVYLPGSSPSTPSEESCTPYPTPGPAAEEPPLCRLHKTRSYDDLPTACDITIPCINRRNSDPSINEWQEHRRSLELNGIANSAEECQEAEKLLLGAQLSMAAGVGEGQMENILQEASIEEGGGEEPNGKLVNIEEEAKVEQAEKCQDPEKTVAEDEDSSSNGASKTEDNPGKGDGETANLTGGQCTDSDQLPCETSICSQSETEKVALLCEVQVSKVVGEQSSDPEESESQDSDLLKENLCCPSSDFSQNLPLPYVLESSTETLVDDISTSWPCKLDHVTAATELSLKAEPVSDEGIIMMGLKGLQNHDERTHSFHPCNHSAFPPTECNLQNVCNRDQSSPPVVDGPCLSVDNHQGKLSRQNSSSNNPQAHLRNFPHKCPLHSCGRHRIGSTPEQPARNHLDDDGMPLYVDAIQQRLRQMESGHQQEVETLKKQVQELRCRLESHLQIDSLRFNGDFTDEVTSIPDSESNRDPSCLSGCSTELFSEASWEQVDKRDTEVTRWLPDHLAANCYNCEGKFWLASRKHHCRNCGNVFCSSCCNQKVPVPSQQLFEPSRVCKLCYSNLHSSLELENPITASSN